A DNA window from uncultured Methanoregula sp. contains the following coding sequences:
- a CDS encoding ATPase: MAAEVVAVAATDLATIQASQMGMKAIGAGLAVGLTGVGTGVAEMGIGAAAVGAIAENKDFFGLGLLFTVIPETIVIFGLVVGLLLLF, translated from the coding sequence ATGGCAGCAGAAGTAGTAGCAGTAGCAGCAACAGATCTCGCAACAATTCAGGCATCGCAGATGGGAATGAAGGCAATCGGCGCCGGGCTTGCCGTTGGTCTTACCGGTGTCGGTACCGGTGTGGCTGAGATGGGTATCGGCGCAGCAGCAGTCGGTGCAATCGCCGAGAACAAGGACTTCTTCGGTCTGGGTCTTCTCTTCACCGTTATTCCGGAAACCATCGTTATCTTCGGTCTCGTCGTTGGTCTCCTGCTGTTGTTCTAA
- a CDS encoding V-type ATP synthase subunit E family protein, with the protein MGLEAVVEEIRAKGRSEADKVRAESKAEADQILAAATKKSDAIKIAAEEEVAKQATHLVSQDVSAANLLVKRELLNTQKALLDQVYEATRKEIAALPESFHREAIKKLLTEAKKEIPSGTIFCNARDVPAAKAVIAEHAEFAGFKVGEPVDIDGGILIEGEGGALQIDYSYRTFLARVWESGLKDASDILFG; encoded by the coding sequence ATGGGACTGGAAGCAGTAGTAGAAGAAATCAGGGCAAAAGGCAGATCCGAGGCGGATAAGGTCAGGGCTGAATCCAAAGCCGAAGCAGACCAGATTCTCGCAGCCGCCACCAAGAAGTCCGACGCGATCAAGATCGCGGCCGAAGAGGAGGTTGCAAAACAGGCAACCCACCTTGTCAGCCAGGACGTATCGGCGGCAAACCTGCTCGTCAAGCGGGAGCTTCTCAACACGCAGAAAGCACTCCTCGACCAGGTGTACGAGGCCACCCGGAAAGAGATCGCCGCACTCCCTGAAAGCTTCCATCGTGAAGCCATCAAGAAACTCCTCACCGAGGCCAAGAAAGAGATCCCCTCCGGTACGATCTTCTGCAATGCCCGCGATGTTCCGGCAGCAAAAGCAGTCATCGCCGAGCATGCAGAGTTTGCCGGGTTCAAGGTCGGCGAACCGGTCGATATTGACGGCGGGATCCTGATCGAAGGTGAGGGGGGTGCACTGCAGATTGATTACAGTTATCGCACATTCCTTGCACGTGTATGGGAATCCGGGTTGAAGGATGCATCTGATATCCTGTTTGGATAA
- a CDS encoding V-type ATP synthase subunit I, protein MLKPEQMSRLLIAASRDQMAPVITELYRHNLFHIEEYVDQGQEGYEGFKIGTPLPGASEKSADLIKIRAITSAVSVQCDEVDSAKTCKRVELKSKIERELPVLEQEVENLTVRRSKLDAKLKEFEQKIGEITPFVSIPVDLDLYHGYRRFTVLAGYVPAEISLSVPCEMHFSKGKEKSFLVVVVPNEQRGDVERTLQEAGFQSVSIPEESGSPQSRIDYYSGQVQELAKEIAGINAKLEDVKKKHAEFLAACEEYLKSEVEQTEAPLRFATTKQTFVAEGWVPSDKVESVSNSLVQATGGKIYVTVLPTDLEHDSVPVEYNNPNFAKPAQMLMDVYSRPKYTEVDPTLMLAIVFPIFFGLILGDVGYGLILLLMCFGLRKMMKGEDGQMFLKVLRNAAISSIIFGLLFSECLGFELPWHPIIFSRHLLIGGGAEGGAGPAIPALMIMSIWIGILHITLGRVLGMYNHAKQDHGTHRTKAVVANFGWLAVMWGILIAIWSNVAMPYMPNLTKLPVVAAGFNVGTFIGGALILIGVICIAWDSVLEVIELPTIISHVLSYARLVAVGLSSVAIAMVVNYMAIGMFIKPQLANLTIVGVFIILVGVIIFLLGHTLNLALGILGGGLHSIRLHYVEFFTKFYKGGGKKYVPFGMKRKFTED, encoded by the coding sequence ATGTTAAAGCCTGAGCAGATGAGCCGGCTCCTCATCGCAGCCTCGCGGGACCAGATGGCCCCGGTTATTACGGAACTCTACCGTCATAATCTGTTCCACATCGAGGAATATGTCGATCAGGGACAGGAAGGCTACGAGGGCTTTAAGATAGGTACACCTCTTCCGGGAGCAAGCGAAAAGTCCGCGGATCTCATCAAGATCCGGGCCATCACAAGTGCGGTATCCGTTCAGTGTGATGAGGTAGATTCGGCGAAAACCTGCAAGCGGGTCGAGCTGAAATCGAAGATCGAACGGGAACTTCCGGTTCTTGAACAGGAAGTCGAGAATCTGACAGTCCGACGCTCGAAACTTGATGCAAAGCTCAAGGAATTCGAACAGAAGATTGGGGAGATCACCCCGTTTGTGAGCATTCCGGTTGACCTGGATCTGTATCACGGTTACAGAAGATTCACGGTTCTCGCCGGCTATGTTCCAGCGGAAATTTCACTTTCCGTGCCCTGCGAAATGCACTTTTCCAAGGGCAAAGAGAAAAGCTTCCTCGTTGTCGTTGTTCCAAACGAGCAGCGGGGAGACGTCGAACGCACGCTCCAGGAGGCAGGGTTCCAGTCGGTTTCTATTCCTGAAGAATCCGGTTCCCCGCAGTCGCGTATCGACTACTACTCAGGGCAGGTCCAGGAACTCGCAAAAGAGATTGCCGGGATCAATGCAAAACTCGAGGATGTCAAGAAGAAGCATGCCGAGTTCCTTGCAGCCTGCGAGGAGTACCTGAAATCAGAAGTCGAACAGACCGAAGCTCCGCTCCGGTTTGCGACAACAAAACAGACCTTTGTTGCAGAGGGATGGGTTCCTTCGGACAAGGTTGAATCCGTCAGCAACTCGCTGGTTCAGGCAACCGGTGGCAAAATCTATGTCACGGTGCTCCCGACCGATCTCGAGCACGACTCGGTACCGGTGGAGTACAACAACCCGAACTTTGCTAAACCCGCACAGATGCTCATGGACGTTTACTCCCGCCCCAAGTACACCGAAGTCGACCCGACGCTGATGCTCGCCATCGTGTTCCCGATCTTCTTTGGTCTGATCCTCGGGGATGTCGGTTACGGCCTGATTCTTCTTCTGATGTGCTTTGGCCTGCGGAAGATGATGAAAGGCGAAGACGGGCAGATGTTCTTGAAAGTGCTCCGGAACGCAGCCATCTCAAGCATCATATTTGGTCTGCTTTTCAGCGAGTGTCTTGGATTCGAACTCCCGTGGCACCCGATTATCTTCTCCCGGCACCTGCTCATTGGTGGCGGCGCAGAAGGCGGTGCTGGCCCGGCGATTCCCGCACTGATGATCATGTCCATCTGGATCGGTATCCTGCATATCACGCTCGGCCGGGTCCTTGGCATGTATAATCACGCAAAGCAGGATCACGGCACCCACCGCACCAAGGCGGTTGTGGCCAATTTCGGCTGGCTTGCCGTGATGTGGGGTATCCTCATCGCCATCTGGTCGAACGTGGCAATGCCATATATGCCGAACCTTACCAAACTGCCGGTCGTGGCAGCCGGATTCAATGTCGGTACATTCATCGGAGGAGCGCTCATCCTTATCGGTGTCATCTGTATTGCATGGGATTCCGTTCTTGAAGTTATCGAACTGCCCACTATCATCTCCCACGTGCTTTCCTATGCACGTCTCGTGGCAGTCGGGCTTTCATCCGTTGCCATCGCGATGGTCGTCAATTACATGGCAATCGGGATGTTCATCAAGCCCCAGCTCGCAAATCTCACTATTGTCGGTGTGTTTATCATCCTTGTCGGTGTCATCATTTTCCTGCTCGGGCATACCCTGAACCTGGCACTTGGCATCCTGGGTGGCGGACTCCACTCGATCCGTTTGCACTATGTTGAATTCTTCACCAAGTTCTACAAAGGTGGAGGCAAAAAGTACGTTCCATTCGGAATGAAAAGGAAATTTACGGAGGATTAA
- a CDS encoding V-type ATP synthase subunit C, translating into MGVNISAPYIYVCTRMRMRKSKLLPKEEYQRMLNMSVSEITRIIGETEYKQEIDELGTTFKGIDLIEVALSWNLAKEYQKIQEITPGTLKQFTQVYLRRWDIQNVLTILRGKMQGEKPGKIKEILVPAGSLDKTILDRMLSEESPDRVIEMLKAHRMYPVLAREYPAAKEAGSFSHMENELYKHLYANIINDAKTGVKGGAPFLAYIQLEIDIKNVKTLFRLRADTIQEDARDMFIPGGSLTVTDFASLNAIKDTNEFIDMLKANIRNDDLHALLDELKGKAQVHDIEARLTRVQLAQMEKMSKRNPFSIHPILVYLEKKKYEVFNLRALARGKESKLPSEKIVDYLVM; encoded by the coding sequence ATGGGTGTGAATATCTCAGCACCGTACATTTACGTGTGTACCAGGATGCGGATGAGGAAATCCAAACTCCTCCCCAAAGAGGAGTACCAGCGGATGCTCAACATGAGCGTCTCTGAAATCACCCGTATCATCGGAGAAACCGAATACAAACAGGAGATCGACGAGCTCGGGACCACGTTCAAGGGAATCGACTTAATCGAAGTCGCGCTCAGCTGGAACCTTGCCAAGGAATACCAGAAGATCCAGGAGATCACCCCCGGGACCTTAAAACAGTTCACGCAGGTGTATCTCCGGCGCTGGGACATCCAGAATGTCTTAACCATCCTGCGGGGCAAGATGCAGGGTGAGAAACCCGGCAAGATCAAGGAGATCCTTGTTCCGGCCGGCAGCTTGGACAAGACTATCCTTGACCGTATGCTCTCAGAGGAGAGCCCCGACCGGGTCATCGAGATGCTCAAGGCTCACCGGATGTACCCGGTGCTCGCACGGGAGTATCCCGCAGCAAAGGAAGCCGGCTCGTTCTCCCACATGGAGAATGAACTCTACAAGCACCTCTACGCAAACATCATCAACGATGCGAAGACCGGTGTCAAAGGGGGAGCCCCGTTCCTTGCCTATATCCAGCTCGAGATAGACATCAAGAACGTGAAAACCCTCTTCCGGCTCCGGGCGGATACCATCCAGGAGGATGCCCGCGACATGTTCATCCCCGGCGGCAGTCTTACGGTGACGGACTTTGCAAGCCTGAATGCCATCAAGGACACGAACGAGTTCATTGATATGCTCAAGGCCAACATCCGCAACGATGACCTGCACGCACTGCTCGATGAACTGAAAGGAAAGGCACAGGTCCACGATATCGAGGCCCGGCTCACCCGCGTGCAGCTGGCCCAGATGGAGAAGATGTCCAAACGCAACCCGTTCTCCATCCACCCGATCCTCGTGTATCTGGAGAAGAAGAAGTACGAAGTCTTCAACCTGCGGGCGCTCGCACGGGGAAAGGAGTCAAAACTCCCCTCGGAGAAGATTGTGGATTACCTGGTGATGTAA
- a CDS encoding ATPase, which yields MKTEVLRDIKKAEEEYQAMISKAQEEKKTKHSQAELEADNLVTKAQSNAEQYKKLKLEEARHQAALKHAEIIKGGNQRAAALKAKGEQNLSKAVQLLVLRFKEQLHVKA from the coding sequence ATGAAGACTGAGGTCCTAAGAGACATCAAGAAAGCTGAAGAAGAGTACCAGGCCATGATCAGCAAGGCTCAGGAAGAGAAGAAGACGAAGCATTCTCAGGCCGAGCTTGAAGCTGACAATCTGGTAACAAAAGCGCAGAGCAATGCAGAACAATACAAAAAGCTGAAACTGGAAGAAGCACGGCACCAGGCGGCACTTAAGCACGCTGAAATCATAAAAGGCGGTAATCAGCGCGCAGCAGCACTCAAGGCGAAAGGCGAACAGAACCTTTCAAAAGCAGTGCAGCTGCTGGTTTTGCGGTTTAAGGAGCAGCTGCATGTTAAAGCCTGA
- a CDS encoding type II secretion system F family protein, producing MIVREYVRKWINRDPIRYNTLHADMLSARVGLTLEQYVWRALRISLIVGVLFAIIGYFASYLLMFNMLTTRGGIYNVLNIPLPVFFDTIYPTEYIQLVAIIISFFVGCYLGYLAVLKLPAIEKGNRAIKINLTLHNAVAYMYAMRKGGAQLMVIFRCLSDRADIYGEVALEFRQIVRDSDFFGYDVVTAIRHLAETTPSEKLKLFLDDLLSVIEGGGDMSDFLNTRVRIYQEEAKFEQKQFLNVLSLVAESYVTLFVAGPLFLIIIMVVMGLVGGSAILQLSLVTYAVMPIGSLIFILLIDLISIKGEKTERFTKVKWLHAFTDVRIRKKENEEYQVEQLKKYDRVRNIVHNLKHPFEGFVMNVNNTFYVTIPVAVCYLILVFISVPHYRNMETYIGVVDDHIIIAILIILIPYAIFHELWSRKVLGIQELIPDFLERMSGINQVGLTVAQAIGIMVNTNLGLLSYEIRRIKRDMDWGANFTEALMRFEQRISTPAIARTVTLITKASEMSGQIGEVLSIASSDAKMSEVLKKKRLAEMFIYTAIVYLSFFVFLFVVAILVTQFLPVLSQVKPSGMPSTGAMAGMGGAIQIDVFGRLLYHACLVEALFSGLIAGQMGESSLASGVKHSCILLVIALIGFNFFVFTHVTA from the coding sequence ATGATAGTACGAGAATACGTCCGCAAATGGATCAATCGCGATCCGATAAGATATAACACCCTGCACGCCGATATGCTCTCCGCCCGGGTGGGGCTGACACTGGAGCAGTATGTCTGGCGGGCGCTCAGGATCTCCCTCATAGTCGGTGTTCTTTTTGCGATTATCGGGTACTTTGCCAGTTACCTGCTGATGTTCAATATGCTGACCACCCGGGGGGGCATCTACAATGTTCTCAATATCCCGCTCCCGGTCTTCTTTGATACGATTTATCCCACCGAGTACATCCAGCTGGTCGCCATCATCATCTCCTTTTTTGTCGGTTGTTATCTCGGGTATCTTGCAGTCCTGAAACTCCCTGCAATAGAGAAAGGCAACCGGGCCATCAAGATCAACCTCACCCTGCACAACGCAGTCGCCTACATGTATGCGATGCGGAAAGGTGGCGCCCAGCTGATGGTCATCTTCCGCTGCCTCTCGGACCGGGCAGACATCTATGGCGAGGTTGCCCTTGAGTTCCGGCAGATCGTAAGGGACTCAGACTTTTTCGGATATGACGTTGTCACCGCCATCCGGCATCTGGCCGAGACCACCCCTTCAGAAAAACTCAAACTCTTCCTTGATGATCTTCTCTCCGTTATCGAAGGGGGCGGGGATATGTCGGATTTCCTTAACACACGGGTAAGGATCTATCAGGAAGAGGCAAAATTCGAACAGAAGCAGTTCTTAAACGTACTATCCCTTGTCGCTGAATCGTATGTCACCCTCTTTGTCGCAGGACCGCTCTTCCTCATCATCATCATGGTTGTCATGGGACTTGTGGGAGGGAGTGCCATACTCCAGCTCTCGCTTGTTACCTATGCAGTTATGCCGATCGGGTCACTCATCTTCATCCTCTTAATCGATCTCATCTCCATCAAAGGAGAGAAGACCGAGAGGTTCACCAAGGTGAAGTGGCTGCATGCCTTCACCGATGTCAGGATCCGTAAGAAAGAGAACGAAGAGTACCAGGTAGAACAGCTCAAAAAATACGACCGGGTCCGGAACATCGTCCACAACCTCAAACACCCATTTGAGGGGTTCGTCATGAACGTCAACAATACCTTTTACGTGACGATCCCCGTTGCAGTATGTTATCTTATCCTTGTCTTCATCAGTGTCCCGCACTACCGGAACATGGAGACATATATCGGCGTTGTTGATGATCACATCATCATAGCCATCCTGATTATTCTCATCCCGTATGCTATCTTCCATGAGCTCTGGTCTCGAAAGGTCCTGGGAATTCAGGAGCTGATTCCCGATTTCCTGGAACGGATGTCGGGCATCAACCAGGTAGGGCTGACTGTTGCCCAGGCGATCGGGATCATGGTGAACACAAACCTCGGGCTGCTCAGTTATGAGATCCGGCGGATCAAGCGGGATATGGACTGGGGCGCTAATTTTACCGAAGCACTCATGAGGTTCGAACAGCGGATCAGCACTCCGGCGATTGCCCGTACCGTCACCCTGATCACCAAAGCCAGCGAGATGAGCGGCCAGATCGGGGAGGTACTCTCGATTGCATCGAGCGATGCCAAGATGTCCGAAGTGCTGAAGAAGAAGCGGCTTGCCGAGATGTTCATTTATACGGCAATCGTGTATCTCTCATTCTTCGTCTTCCTGTTTGTCGTGGCAATTCTTGTCACCCAGTTCCTGCCGGTGCTCAGCCAGGTCAAGCCATCAGGAATGCCCTCGACCGGGGCTATGGCCGGTATGGGGGGAGCGATCCAGATCGATGTCTTCGGGCGCCTCCTTTACCATGCGTGTCTCGTGGAGGCCCTCTTCTCAGGACTCATCGCCGGCCAGATGGGTGAATCATCTCTCGCCAGCGGGGTGAAGCACTCCTGCATCCTCCTCGTTATCGCTCTTATCGGGTTCAACTTCTTCGTCTTTACTCATGTCACCGCATAA
- a CDS encoding alpha/beta hydrolase: protein MICSLADEFLLISGDHSFLLAGRAGNRFGLRIETFDGEYSQTVDPDDLVAVSAPEGGALEPACMLAEFVRTYRLPLIVLPKDHPGSKRFSYLVSVGPVINTSCTIRRGTHPEQHLICSSNELTGLVLTGHAGSVEISGVPGNAAIRYVKNRIITEFC from the coding sequence ATGATCTGTTCACTGGCTGATGAGTTCCTGCTCATCAGCGGGGACCACTCTTTTTTGCTTGCCGGACGGGCGGGCAACCGGTTCGGCCTGCGTATCGAGACGTTTGACGGCGAGTACAGCCAGACGGTAGATCCAGATGACCTTGTTGCCGTCTCGGCGCCGGAGGGCGGGGCCCTGGAACCGGCCTGTATGCTTGCCGAGTTTGTCAGGACATACCGCTTGCCCCTCATCGTCCTCCCGAAAGATCATCCTGGATCAAAACGCTTTTCCTATCTTGTATCGGTCGGGCCCGTCATCAATACCAGCTGTACAATCCGCAGGGGCACCCATCCGGAACAGCATCTCATCTGTTCCAGTAACGAGCTGACCGGACTCGTATTGACAGGGCATGCCGGAAGTGTTGAGATCTCCGGCGTGCCCGGAAATGCGGCCATACGATACGTAAAAAACCGGATAATAACCGAATTTTGCTGA